A genomic stretch from Croceibacterium aestuarii includes:
- a CDS encoding AI-2E family transporter — MSDDSARPPAKPLEGEAPVGSSPTHISNPKLRYEAERAFVWSVVVGFVVLAVYLAQSLLVIVGALVFATLLDGGTRLLGRWLPLPRLVRLLIVMLCAIAFMVWLMWSAGSQISQQAAEFPALVVTQIERFIAFLTDKGFSVGQDEIQRVVGSVFSGVGTVTRAIGGLFGAVTTMVLIVIIGLYLAIDPRPYERGIAWMLPEDSREPLAETFDAVAFTLRRLLAGRLAGMVFEGLLTFALLKLLGVPMAALLGIITGLLAFIPNIGAIVSGVLMTLVGFSVSTEIGLWTIGVYFLVQNFDGYIVVPMIAKKTVDLAPALVLMAQLIFGVLFGILGLALADPMLVMIKVALERRAERLDRRDRSRRESVKAASA, encoded by the coding sequence ATGAGTGACGACAGCGCGAGACCGCCCGCCAAACCGCTCGAGGGCGAGGCCCCGGTCGGTTCGAGCCCGACACACATTTCCAATCCCAAGCTGCGCTACGAGGCCGAGCGCGCGTTCGTCTGGTCGGTTGTCGTCGGCTTCGTGGTGCTGGCGGTCTACCTCGCGCAGTCGCTGCTGGTGATCGTCGGGGCGCTGGTCTTCGCCACCCTGCTCGACGGCGGGACGCGCCTGCTCGGCCGCTGGCTGCCGCTGCCGCGCCTGGTGCGGTTGCTCATCGTCATGCTCTGCGCCATCGCCTTCATGGTCTGGCTGATGTGGTCGGCGGGATCGCAGATCTCGCAGCAGGCGGCTGAGTTCCCCGCGCTCGTCGTCACCCAGATCGAGCGCTTCATCGCGTTCCTGACCGACAAGGGATTTTCGGTCGGGCAGGACGAAATCCAGCGTGTCGTCGGCTCGGTGTTCAGCGGCGTGGGCACGGTGACCCGGGCCATCGGCGGGCTGTTCGGCGCGGTCACCACGATGGTGCTGATCGTGATCATCGGACTGTACCTGGCGATCGATCCCCGCCCCTACGAGCGCGGCATCGCGTGGATGTTGCCCGAGGATAGCCGCGAGCCGCTGGCCGAGACGTTCGATGCGGTCGCCTTCACTCTGCGCCGTCTGCTCGCGGGCCGACTCGCCGGCATGGTCTTCGAGGGCCTGCTGACCTTTGCCCTGCTCAAGCTGCTCGGCGTGCCGATGGCGGCGCTGCTCGGCATCATCACCGGGCTGCTGGCCTTCATCCCCAACATCGGGGCGATCGTTTCCGGCGTCCTGATGACCCTGGTCGGGTTCTCGGTGAGCACGGAAATCGGATTGTGGACCATCGGCGTCTACTTCCTGGTGCAGAACTTCGACGGCTACATCGTTGTGCCGATGATCGCCAAGAAGACGGTCGACCTGGCCCCGGCGCTGGTGCTCATGGCACAGCTGATTTTCGGGGTTCTGTTCGGCATTCTCGGCCTGGCGCTGGCGGACCCGATGCTGGTGATGATCAAGGTCGCGCTCGAACGCCGGGCGGAGCGGCTCGACCGCAGGGATCGGAGCCGGCGCGAAAGCGTCAAGGCGGCGTCCGCCTGA
- a CDS encoding DUF3089 domain-containing protein, which translates to MVRKFLNFIAICVVLVIVGAIALAVWSDKATQIAFVPTAAFVDQKPFEVNAYQDPAMWYSRPGFGAPNDPALWQPPEAAAKVAGSAARAAEAPPRPAASPSAAPPPFAVFFVHPTSYINRNAWNAPLDDPDGEARARLFIKGMASPFNRAAEIWAPKYRQATFGAFLTDDPAADRALDAAYQDVSQAFDFFVSSIPPDMPIVLAGHSQGAAHLTRLLEERIAGTPLQGRVAMAYLIGWPISVEHDLPALGLPACATAEQAGCIMDYSSFAEPAEPGLLLERYRTSPGFDGKPRGEDGLLCVNPLTGTIGGEAGASANLGTLKPNDDLSSGELVPGAVPAKCSPRGLLLIGDPPKMGPGVLPGNNFHVYDIPLFWRNLQADVDRRMRAWAAQHP; encoded by the coding sequence ATGGTCCGCAAATTCCTCAACTTCATCGCGATCTGCGTCGTGCTGGTCATCGTCGGGGCCATCGCGCTCGCCGTCTGGTCGGACAAGGCGACACAGATCGCTTTCGTCCCCACTGCCGCTTTCGTCGACCAGAAGCCGTTCGAAGTGAACGCTTACCAGGACCCGGCGATGTGGTACTCGCGGCCCGGCTTCGGCGCGCCTAACGATCCGGCGCTGTGGCAGCCGCCGGAGGCAGCCGCAAAGGTGGCGGGAAGCGCGGCGCGCGCGGCCGAGGCCCCGCCGCGGCCCGCAGCGAGTCCGAGCGCTGCACCGCCGCCGTTCGCGGTCTTCTTCGTCCACCCGACCAGCTACATCAATCGCAACGCGTGGAACGCCCCGCTCGACGATCCGGACGGCGAGGCCCGCGCCCGGCTGTTCATCAAGGGCATGGCCAGCCCGTTCAACCGCGCGGCGGAGATCTGGGCGCCGAAATATCGCCAGGCGACCTTCGGCGCCTTCCTGACCGACGATCCCGCGGCGGACAGGGCGCTCGATGCCGCCTATCAGGACGTCAGCCAGGCGTTCGACTTCTTCGTGTCGAGCATCCCGCCCGACATGCCGATCGTCCTGGCCGGGCACAGCCAAGGCGCCGCTCACCTGACCCGCCTGCTCGAGGAGCGCATCGCCGGTACGCCGCTGCAAGGCCGCGTGGCGATGGCCTATCTGATCGGCTGGCCTATCTCGGTCGAGCACGACCTGCCCGCGCTGGGTCTGCCAGCGTGCGCGACCGCTGAGCAGGCCGGCTGCATCATGGATTATTCGAGCTTCGCCGAGCCGGCCGAGCCGGGCCTGCTGCTCGAACGTTACCGCACTTCGCCCGGGTTCGACGGCAAGCCCCGCGGCGAGGACGGCCTGCTCTGCGTCAATCCGCTGACCGGGACCATTGGCGGCGAGGCCGGAGCCAGCGCCAACCTCGGTACGCTGAAGCCCAATGACGATCTCAGCTCGGGCGAGCTGGTCCCCGGCGCGGTGCCGGCGAAGTGCAGCCCGCGCGGTTTGCTGCTGATCGGCGACCCGCCGAAAATGGGCCCCGGCGTGCTGCCCGGCAACAACTTCCATGTCTACGACATCCCGCTGTTCTGGCGAAACCTGCAAGCGGACGTCGACCGCCGCATGCGGGCATGGGCGGCGCAGCACCCGTGA
- the ruvX gene encoding Holliday junction resolvase RuvX → MGGAAPVIFTTAAELRGALPEGGVLLGIDLGTKTIGTALSDAGWRFATAGKTLARGKFSRDLEAIRAVVADRRAAGIVLGLPLNMDGSEGPRAQSARAYARNLAPLALPVLLWDERWSTTSAERDLVAQDWSRTKRKDRIDSHAAAIILQAALDALTGGLF, encoded by the coding sequence ATGGGCGGCGCAGCACCCGTGATCTTCACGACCGCGGCGGAGCTGCGCGGCGCCTTGCCCGAGGGAGGGGTATTGCTCGGAATCGACCTCGGCACCAAGACCATCGGCACCGCGCTGAGCGACGCGGGCTGGCGCTTCGCCACCGCCGGCAAGACGCTCGCTCGGGGAAAATTCTCGCGCGACCTCGAGGCAATCCGAGCGGTCGTCGCCGATCGCCGGGCGGCCGGCATCGTCCTCGGTCTGCCCCTCAACATGGACGGCAGCGAAGGCCCCCGCGCCCAGAGCGCCCGCGCCTACGCGCGCAACCTCGCCCCGCTGGCCCTGCCGGTGCTGCTGTGGGACGAACGCTGGTCGACGACCAGCGCCGAGCGCGACCTCGTGGCGCAGGATTGGAGCCGCACGAAGCGCAAGGACCGAATCGACAGCCACGCCGCTGCGATCATCCTTCAGGCCGCGCTCGATGCGCTGACCGGGGGGCTGTTCTAA
- a CDS encoding precorrin-2 dehydrogenase/sirohydrochlorin ferrochelatase family protein, with protein MISLPLFHRVAGKPVLVLGEGTAADAKRRLAERAGAKVIREEAGAIGAGARIGFVAIEDPALAEAAAARLREAGMLVNVVDRPELCDFTTPSVLEREPVQIAIGTGGASAGLAKHLRLRLESILPVSVGRLAQALALSRGAIRARWPGAAERRGALDAALAEGGPLDPLGGAGPEEVERWLASDLADGPQANRIELTVSADPEELTMRQMQLLGVADTILHQAEVPAAILNRARADAMRYPLDAAPSSDPPGLTLVLRTR; from the coding sequence ATGATCTCGCTTCCGCTCTTCCATCGCGTGGCCGGCAAGCCGGTTCTCGTACTGGGGGAGGGGACGGCGGCCGATGCCAAGCGCCGCCTGGCCGAGCGGGCCGGCGCCAAGGTGATCCGCGAAGAGGCAGGGGCGATCGGCGCCGGCGCGCGGATAGGCTTCGTCGCGATCGAGGACCCGGCGCTCGCGGAAGCGGCGGCCGCTCGCCTGCGCGAGGCCGGCATGCTGGTCAATGTCGTCGACAGGCCCGAGCTCTGCGACTTCACCACGCCGAGCGTGCTCGAACGCGAACCCGTGCAGATCGCCATAGGTACGGGCGGCGCCTCGGCCGGGCTGGCCAAGCACCTGCGCCTGCGGCTCGAGAGCATTCTCCCGGTCAGCGTCGGACGCCTGGCGCAGGCGCTGGCGCTTTCGCGCGGCGCGATCCGCGCGCGTTGGCCCGGCGCCGCCGAGCGCCGCGGTGCGCTCGACGCGGCGCTCGCAGAGGGCGGGCCGCTCGACCCCCTTGGGGGCGCGGGGCCCGAGGAAGTGGAGCGCTGGCTTGCCTCCGATCTCGCCGACGGGCCGCAAGCGAACCGCATCGAGCTTACCGTCAGCGCCGACCCCGAGGAGCTGACGATGCGCCAGATGCAACTGCTCGGCGTGGCCGACACCATCCTCCATCAAGCGGAGGTGCCGGCGGCAATCCTCAACCGCGCCCGCGCCGATGCGATGCGCTATCCGCTCGACGCCGCACCCAGCAGCGATCCGCCCGGCCTCACGCTGGTCCTGCGCACCCGTTGA
- the lysA gene encoding diaminopimelate decarboxylase, whose amino-acid sequence MDHFQLRDGELYAEDVPLARIAEEIGTPVYVYSRATLERHARVFREALSELDNPHIAFALKSNPNLAVIKVLQRQGFGADVVSGGEMKRALAAGVEAQDIIFSGVGKTHREMAEALDAGIGQFNIESEEEGHELALIAERKGLSAPAALRVNPDVDARTHAKISTGKAENKFGVPINRAEEIFADLSQRPGMNLRGLAVHIGSQLSSLDPFEKAFARVGALVETLRSQGHAITHVDLGGGLGVPYKAGEVLPSPAEYGAMVARATKGWDVRLMFEPGRVITGNAGVLLTRVIRVKRGGNGPPFVIVDAAMNDLARPALYDAWHDIDAVRPSGGRMTANVVGPICETGDTFARDRDIDALVAGDLAVFRTAGAYGATMASSYNSRGFVAEVMVDGDKFAVVADRIAPEEITAAERVPDWLE is encoded by the coding sequence ATGGACCATTTCCAGTTACGCGACGGCGAACTCTACGCCGAGGACGTGCCATTGGCGCGCATAGCCGAAGAAATCGGCACCCCGGTATACGTCTATTCGCGCGCCACGCTTGAGCGTCATGCTCGCGTGTTTCGCGAGGCGCTGTCGGAACTCGACAATCCGCACATCGCCTTTGCGCTCAAGTCGAATCCCAACCTCGCGGTAATCAAGGTGCTGCAACGTCAGGGCTTCGGCGCCGACGTCGTCTCCGGCGGTGAAATGAAGCGCGCGCTCGCGGCTGGCGTAGAGGCGCAGGACATCATCTTTTCCGGCGTCGGCAAGACCCATCGCGAGATGGCCGAGGCGCTCGATGCCGGGATCGGCCAGTTCAACATCGAGAGCGAGGAAGAGGGTCACGAGCTGGCTCTGATCGCCGAGCGCAAGGGCCTCAGCGCGCCCGCGGCGCTGCGGGTCAATCCCGATGTCGATGCCCGGACTCACGCCAAGATCTCGACCGGCAAGGCCGAAAACAAGTTCGGTGTGCCGATCAATCGCGCCGAAGAGATCTTCGCCGACCTTTCGCAGCGGCCCGGCATGAACCTGCGGGGGCTGGCGGTGCATATCGGCAGCCAGCTATCCAGCCTCGACCCCTTCGAGAAGGCGTTTGCGCGGGTCGGGGCGCTGGTCGAGACGCTGAGGTCGCAGGGCCACGCCATCACCCATGTCGACCTCGGAGGCGGGCTCGGCGTGCCCTACAAGGCTGGCGAAGTCCTGCCGAGCCCGGCCGAATACGGCGCGATGGTCGCCCGCGCGACCAAGGGCTGGGACGTACGCCTGATGTTCGAGCCCGGGCGAGTCATCACGGGTAACGCCGGGGTGCTGCTGACACGGGTGATCCGGGTAAAACGCGGAGGCAACGGGCCACCCTTCGTGATAGTGGATGCAGCCATGAACGACCTTGCTCGGCCCGCCCTCTACGACGCCTGGCACGATATCGATGCGGTCAGGCCTTCGGGCGGGCGGATGACCGCCAACGTCGTCGGTCCGATCTGCGAGACCGGCGACACTTTCGCCCGGGATCGCGACATCGACGCGCTCGTCGCCGGGGACCTCGCGGTGTTCCGCACCGCCGGGGCCTATGGTGCGACTATGGCCTCGAGCTATAACAGCCGCGGCTTCGTCGCCGAGGTCATGGTCGACGGCGACAAGTTCGCTGTCGTGGCCGACCGTATCGCCCCCGAAGAAATCACCGCCGCCGAGCGCGTGCCCGACTGGCTCGAATAG
- the lptM gene encoding LPS translocon maturation chaperone LptM, translating into MIRRLAPLAGLLLLAACGQKKDLEPLPGHDLPVAPYGSDHQLSASELLEPPTQAAPERSVELRKRSEEREDDPFDLPPEG; encoded by the coding sequence ATGATCCGCCGCCTCGCCCCGCTTGCCGGGCTCCTGTTGCTCGCCGCCTGCGGCCAGAAGAAGGACCTCGAACCGCTCCCCGGTCACGACCTGCCGGTCGCACCTTACGGCAGCGACCACCAGCTGAGCGCGTCCGAATTGCTCGAACCGCCCACCCAGGCCGCCCCGGAGCGCAGCGTGGAGCTGCGAAAACGGTCGGAGGAACGCGAAGACGATCCTTTCGACCTCCCTCCCGAAGGCTGA
- the argH gene encoding argininosuccinate lyase, producing the protein MWGGRFAEGPAAIMREINASIPFDKALWRQDIAASKAHVAMLGACGIVSDDDALAIEQGLDQVAAEYEAQGVPEDWDLEDIHMTTESRLADLIGSTAGRLHTARSRNDQVATDFRLWVRDAMDQADAGLEALQKALVTRAGEHAGAIMPGFTHLQAAQPVTLGHHLMAYYEMVRRDRTRFHDARARLNECPLGSAALAGTGFAIDREMTAQALGFDRPTANSLDAVSDRDFALDYLQAAAQCALHLSRLAEELILWASQPFGFVRLPDSLSTGSSIMPQKKNPDAAELVRGHAGRIIGCLTALSVTMKGLPLAYSKDMQDDKPPVFEAASLLGLSIAAMTGMIGEAAFRTERMRQAAELGYATATDLADWLVREAGLPFREAHHVTGAVVKLAESKGVALDRLSLAELQGIDSRIGEGVFEALSVESSVAARSSHGGTAPAEVNKRVAEARKALGMDA; encoded by the coding sequence ATGTGGGGCGGGCGCTTCGCGGAAGGCCCGGCTGCGATCATGCGCGAGATTAACGCGTCGATCCCGTTCGACAAAGCCTTGTGGCGCCAGGACATCGCCGCGAGCAAGGCCCATGTCGCCATGCTCGGCGCCTGCGGCATCGTTTCCGACGACGATGCGCTGGCCATCGAGCAGGGTCTCGACCAGGTCGCCGCCGAATACGAAGCGCAGGGCGTCCCCGAGGACTGGGACCTCGAAGACATCCACATGACCACCGAGAGCCGGCTGGCCGACCTGATCGGCTCCACGGCCGGGAGGCTCCACACCGCGCGCAGCCGCAACGACCAGGTGGCGACCGACTTCCGCCTGTGGGTACGCGATGCGATGGACCAGGCCGATGCCGGGCTGGAGGCGCTGCAGAAAGCGCTGGTCACGCGTGCGGGCGAGCATGCCGGCGCCATCATGCCCGGCTTCACGCACCTGCAGGCGGCGCAGCCGGTCACCCTCGGCCACCACCTGATGGCCTATTACGAGATGGTCCGGCGCGACCGCACCCGCTTCCACGACGCCCGCGCCCGGCTCAACGAGTGCCCGCTGGGCAGCGCCGCGCTGGCCGGAACCGGTTTCGCCATCGACCGCGAGATGACCGCGCAGGCGCTCGGTTTCGACCGGCCGACCGCCAACAGCCTCGACGCCGTGTCCGACCGCGACTTCGCGCTCGATTACCTCCAGGCCGCCGCGCAGTGCGCGCTGCACCTCTCGCGGCTGGCCGAGGAGTTGATCCTGTGGGCCAGCCAGCCGTTCGGCTTCGTCCGCCTGCCGGATTCGCTTAGCACCGGCAGCTCGATCATGCCGCAGAAGAAGAACCCCGACGCCGCCGAACTGGTGCGCGGGCATGCCGGGCGCATCATCGGCTGCCTGACCGCGCTTTCGGTGACCATGAAGGGCCTGCCGCTGGCCTATTCGAAAGACATGCAGGACGACAAGCCGCCGGTGTTCGAGGCGGCGAGCCTGCTCGGCCTGTCGATCGCGGCGATGACCGGGATGATCGGCGAAGCCGCGTTCCGCACCGAGCGCATGCGCCAGGCGGCCGAGCTCGGCTATGCCACCGCGACCGACCTGGCCGACTGGCTGGTGCGCGAAGCGGGGCTGCCGTTTCGCGAGGCGCACCACGTAACCGGCGCGGTCGTCAAGCTGGCCGAGAGCAAAGGGGTGGCGCTCGACCGGCTTTCCCTCGCCGAACTGCAGGGCATCGACTCCCGCATCGGAGAGGGCGTGTTCGAGGCGCTGTCGGTCGAAAGCTCGGTCGCCGCGCGCAGCAGCCATGGCGGCACCGCTCCGGCCGAAGTGAACAAGCGTGTCGCCGAAGCGCGCAAGGCGCTAGGAATGGACGCATGA
- a CDS encoding TlpA family protein disulfide reductase — translation MAACDRQSADEAQQQENSAAAKPDEALSGIVDRSQAGTPLPEVTVADPTGTTLDLAKAGGKPVLLNLWATWCAPCVAEMPLLDRLAAEKADSLRVITVSEDMKGAELVVPFFAEKKFAHLPQWIDPRNDLAFGMGGGASLPLTVLYDTDGKELWRVIGGFDWSSDEARAMLAEADG, via the coding sequence GTGGCGGCTTGCGATAGGCAAAGCGCCGATGAGGCGCAACAACAGGAAAACTCCGCCGCCGCCAAGCCAGACGAGGCGCTGAGCGGGATCGTCGACCGCAGCCAGGCCGGAACGCCGCTGCCCGAGGTGACCGTGGCCGACCCGACCGGCACGACGCTCGATCTCGCCAAGGCTGGCGGAAAGCCGGTGCTGCTCAACCTGTGGGCCACCTGGTGCGCCCCGTGCGTTGCCGAGATGCCGCTGCTCGACCGGCTGGCGGCCGAAAAGGCCGATTCGCTGCGCGTCATCACCGTCAGCGAGGACATGAAGGGCGCCGAGCTCGTGGTGCCGTTCTTCGCCGAGAAGAAATTCGCGCATCTGCCGCAATGGATCGACCCGAGGAACGATCTCGCCTTCGGCATGGGCGGCGGGGCGAGCCTGCCGCTGACCGTGCTCTACGATACCGACGGCAAGGAGCTGTGGCGCGTGATCGGCGGGTTCGACTGGTCGAGCGACGAGGCCAGGGCGATGCTCGCCGAGGCCGATGGCTGA
- a CDS encoding intradiol ring-cleavage dioxygenase, with protein MAEDHSQLALDRRATLGLLGLGGAALAGCGGGARAAACLATPAETRGPFAGDGGSDRGGRRLTVLASDDVIRSDIRGSFAGLDGHADGVPLDLTITLLGTAGGCNPMAGWGLYLWHNDAAGKYSLYDLPHANYLRGLQQSGDAGTLRFRTILPGCYGGRAPHLHFEVYSSAQAAIAGDPALLASQFALPEDKCRAVYSADPRYGDSLANLDRWPTGRDFVFRDASDEELALETIALEGDARSGLRGAATVAIAY; from the coding sequence ATGGCTGAGGACCACTCGCAACTGGCGCTCGACCGCCGCGCGACGCTCGGTCTGCTCGGGCTGGGCGGCGCGGCACTGGCCGGGTGCGGCGGCGGGGCGCGGGCGGCAGCCTGCCTCGCCACACCGGCCGAGACGCGCGGCCCGTTCGCCGGCGATGGCGGCAGCGACCGCGGCGGGCGGCGCCTCACGGTGCTCGCCAGCGACGACGTCATCCGCAGCGACATTCGCGGCAGCTTCGCCGGCCTCGACGGACACGCGGACGGCGTCCCGCTCGACCTGACGATCACCTTGCTGGGCACCGCCGGAGGGTGCAACCCGATGGCCGGATGGGGCCTCTACCTGTGGCATAACGACGCGGCGGGGAAGTACTCGCTCTACGACCTGCCGCACGCCAACTACCTGCGCGGACTGCAGCAGAGCGGCGATGCGGGGACGCTGCGCTTCCGGACGATCCTGCCGGGCTGCTACGGCGGGCGCGCGCCGCACCTGCACTTCGAGGTCTATTCGAGCGCTCAGGCCGCGATCGCCGGGGATCCTGCCTTGCTCGCCTCGCAATTTGCCCTGCCCGAAGACAAGTGCCGCGCGGTCTATTCGGCCGATCCGCGCTATGGCGACAGCCTCGCCAACCTCGACCGCTGGCCGACCGGACGCGACTTCGTGTTCCGCGACGCGAGCGACGAGGAACTGGCGCTGGAGACGATCGCGCTGGAGGGCGATGCGAGGAGCGGCCTCAGGGGGGCGGCGACTGTCGCCATCGCCTACTAG
- a CDS encoding amidohydrolase family protein: MTIDRRKFLAATAAGAAVAGSGSALAQQGPMRRIAVEEAWSFPEIMAMNRDIAVAGGDNLDLVQLRPPPGANPSASNPLVENLFDTDRRLEEMDRLGIDMHVLSLTSPGVQLLGRADAVRMASVANDRLARIVADRPARFGGLASFSPQDPAAAAREMERAIDQLGLHGFIVNSHTDNLYLDDPRFGPILEAAEALDRPIYIHPRCPSDGLAGPFRDNRLRAAIWGYAIETGTHAMRMILSDVFVRYPKLRIVLGHMGENVPYYLSRADHWYEYRPQSYEAKLKPSEVFLRNFAVTTSGFVHAPTLAYAVEVLGAENVLWAIDYPYEEMEPTVRFMDEVQLPGAVKRAIYGGNAAHLFKLPG; the protein is encoded by the coding sequence ATGACAATCGATCGCAGAAAATTCCTGGCCGCTACAGCGGCGGGTGCCGCGGTTGCCGGCAGCGGTAGCGCGCTGGCGCAGCAGGGACCGATGCGGCGCATCGCCGTCGAGGAAGCCTGGAGCTTTCCGGAAATCATGGCGATGAACCGCGATATCGCCGTCGCCGGGGGAGACAATCTCGACCTCGTGCAATTGCGGCCGCCGCCGGGCGCCAACCCGTCCGCGAGCAATCCGCTGGTGGAGAACCTGTTCGATACCGATCGCCGGCTGGAGGAAATGGACCGGCTCGGGATCGACATGCACGTGCTGTCGCTGACCTCGCCCGGCGTGCAACTGCTCGGGCGGGCCGATGCGGTGAGGATGGCGAGCGTGGCCAACGACAGGCTGGCGCGGATCGTGGCCGATCGACCGGCCCGGTTCGGCGGACTTGCCAGCTTCTCGCCGCAGGACCCCGCGGCGGCTGCGCGCGAGATGGAGCGGGCGATAGACCAGCTCGGCCTGCACGGCTTCATCGTCAATTCGCACACCGACAACCTCTACCTCGACGATCCGCGCTTCGGGCCGATCCTCGAAGCGGCGGAGGCGCTCGACCGGCCGATCTACATCCACCCGCGCTGTCCGTCGGACGGCCTCGCCGGTCCGTTTCGCGACAATCGCCTGCGAGCCGCGATCTGGGGATATGCGATTGAGACCGGCACCCACGCCATGCGCATGATCCTGTCGGACGTCTTCGTGCGCTACCCGAAACTCAGGATAGTCCTCGGCCACATGGGCGAGAACGTGCCGTATTACCTCTCGCGGGCCGATCACTGGTACGAGTACCGGCCGCAATCGTATGAGGCCAAGTTGAAGCCGTCCGAGGTGTTCCTGCGCAACTTTGCGGTCACCACGAGTGGGTTCGTCCATGCGCCCACGCTTGCCTATGCGGTCGAGGTTCTTGGCGCCGAGAACGTGCTGTGGGCGATCGATTATCCCTATGAGGAGATGGAGCCGACAGTGCGCTTCATGGACGAGGTTCAGCTGCCAGGCGCGGTCAAGCGGGCGATCTACGGCGGCAATGCCGCACACCTGTTCAAGCTGCCGGGCTAG
- a CDS encoding asparaginase translates to MAQPCIRILATGGTIAGTSGSATGKAYRAGQIGIEALLEEARGLDLGMACEGRQIAAIGSQDIGWAEWDALHRECSAALADETVAGVVITHGTDTAEETAFLLDRTLPAAKPIVLTGSMRPADALGSDGMRNLATALRVAADPGGAGRGVLVAMGDQVFAARDVRKAATQGPEAFRGFPRGSIAAVSPSSLEWFGPPARTGEAAHFAWPQSLPRVEVIHAVAAMDRTMVDAALAAGAAGIVLAGLGQGNAPRAVLEALGEAAARGVVVVRASRTDQGLVDRNVEVDDDAFGFVAARALNPARSRILLQLLLASGTTGPARIQAAFD, encoded by the coding sequence ATGGCGCAACCGTGCATCCGCATCCTTGCCACCGGCGGGACCATCGCCGGGACGAGCGGCTCGGCCACCGGAAAGGCCTATCGCGCCGGGCAGATCGGCATCGAAGCATTGCTCGAAGAAGCGCGTGGGCTCGATCTCGGGATGGCCTGCGAGGGGCGGCAGATCGCCGCGATCGGTTCGCAGGACATCGGCTGGGCCGAATGGGACGCCCTGCACCGCGAATGCAGCGCGGCGCTGGCCGACGAGACGGTCGCCGGCGTGGTCATCACCCACGGCACCGACACCGCCGAGGAGACCGCTTTCCTGCTCGACCGGACGCTGCCGGCCGCCAAGCCGATCGTGCTCACCGGGTCCATGCGGCCGGCCGACGCGCTCGGCAGCGACGGGATGCGCAACCTTGCCACCGCGCTGCGCGTCGCGGCCGATCCGGGCGGAGCGGGGCGCGGCGTGCTTGTCGCGATGGGCGATCAGGTGTTCGCCGCGCGCGACGTGCGCAAGGCCGCGACGCAGGGGCCGGAGGCCTTTCGCGGCTTTCCGCGCGGCAGCATCGCGGCGGTCTCGCCCAGTTCGCTCGAATGGTTCGGCCCGCCAGCGCGAACCGGTGAAGCGGCCCATTTCGCATGGCCGCAAAGCCTGCCGCGGGTCGAAGTGATCCATGCCGTCGCGGCGATGGACCGGACGATGGTCGATGCCGCGCTGGCGGCCGGAGCAGCGGGAATCGTGCTGGCAGGGCTCGGCCAGGGCAATGCGCCGCGCGCGGTGCTCGAAGCACTCGGCGAAGCGGCGGCGCGCGGCGTCGTGGTCGTGCGCGCCAGCCGGACCGACCAGGGCTTGGTCGACCGCAACGTCGAGGTCGACGACGACGCCTTCGGCTTCGTCGCAGCGCGCGCGCTCAACCCCGCGAGGAGCCGGATCCTGCTGCAGCTGCTGCTGGCGTCGGGCACGACCGGGCCGGCGCGCATCCAGGCGGCGTTCGACTGA